DNA from Nocardioides yefusunii:
TACGCTGCCCAAGAATCATCCCGGCCAGCACTTGCTGGCCAAGGGAACGCATAGGAACGAAACCCAGGATGCTTCTATGTGTGTCAAGCAGCCAGGGGTGGCGATGCCGTGAGGGTCCGGTGGATCTGACGGGTGACGTAGCGTTTGAGCGAGCGTGAGATTTCCTTCTTCGTTCGGCCCTCGGCGGTGCGTCGTTCAACGTAGGCACGGGTAGCCGGATCCATCCGCATCCGGGTGAGCACGATGGTATTGATCGCGCGGTTGAGCTGCCGATCGCCGCCGCGGTTCAGTCTGTGCCGGGTCGTGTTACCCGACGATGCAGGGATGGGGCAGGTCCCTGCGATCTGTGCCAGTGCTGCTTCAGACCTCACACGACCCGGGTGAGACCACACAGCCATGACCACCGCCGCAGTGACGGCGCCGACTCCGGTCATTTCCAGCAGCACTGGGGCATGGTCGCTGACCAGCGTGGTCACCTGTTCACGGTTGCTCGTGAGGTCGTCGTCCAGCTCGAGCACCCGTCGGGCGTGACGGACTGCGTCAGCTCTGGCCACCGACAAGCCGAGGTTCTCTTGTCGGCGACGCCACGACGCAACGGCCCTGATCTGTGTCAACGTCAGCGCCTTGCGGGCGTCGAGGCCCAGGCTGTGGGTACGCAGTAGCGCGGTCAGCGCGTTGATCGACCTGAGTCGCTCAGCGTTCATCTGCTCACGTGCACCGGTCAGGACCTTGAGCGCTGTCTGCAACTCGCCGGCACGACGGTCCCGCAGCCTGTTGAGGTCCATCACCAGCGTTGACCGGGCCGCGGTGACAGCGTCAAGTGAGTCGGTCTTCCCTCTCCCGCGCAGTCGTTTGGCTGACGGCGCTGGAGCCTCGACCACCCGGTAGCCGGACTGGGACATGAGGTCGGCCATCACAGCGCCGTAGGAACCGGTGCCCTCGGCTGAGACAAGGACACCGTCGACGTCACCGCCGGTGCGGCGTCCAACCCAGGCGATAGCCCGGTTCAGGCCAGCAACCGTGGTAGGGAACGTCTCGGTTCCGAGCTCTCTGCCTGATGGCGATTCGAGCAATGCGTAGGTGTGGGTCGCGGCGTGGGTGTCGACACCCACGACGAACCTGTAGTGATCTGCAACGATGGACACGCGGTGTCTCCTTAGAGTGAGCGGACGTCGTGACCGGCGTCGGCCCGGGAGAAGATCACTACGAGACATGCCTGTAAGGGGCCACAACCCATCGGGTTGGACAAGCTTCTGATCAAGCCATCGTGGTGGGCCGGGACGGCGCCGGCCCTCCCAACTCGACGGACAGATCCCGGGAAAGGCACCCCGCGAAGAGGCCAAGCGATTCATGAGTCACATCGAGCCAGAAGAACCGGCACCACCCTGCCAGCCAGCCCCAGGCCAGCCACGACAGACACTTACATGCGATTCAGACCCCGGCGTGGGGGTGTGCTTGATCGTGTAGCGGCCAGCCTTGTTGGTGCGGGCCTTCGCAAGCGTGACCCACTTCCCGGCACTCTTGCGCTGGAGTTTGACGACGGTTCGGGCTTTCGCCTTCGTTGTACGGCCTGTGAACTTGGCCTTGTCCTCGGACGTCATTTTCTGCGGGACAACGAGAGTGATCTTCGTGCGTGTGCGGACGGTGATGTTCACCGACTTCGACGCGCTGGAGTTAGTGGTCACCCGCAGCGTGTACCGGCCGGTCTTCTTCGGCGCCCGCAGAGTTGCCTTCCAGGAACCGTTCTTCACCTTGACGGTCTTGACCTTGCGCCACTGCTGCCCTTCACGCTTCTGCACAGTGACGGTGCGGACGCCCTTGGCCTTGCCGGAGACCTTGAAGGTCTTGCCGGTCACTGCTGCCTTCGGGGCCGCAATCGACGGCTTGGCGGCCGGTGCGGCCAGCGCTGTGTTGGCCGGCGTCAGAGCAATACCTGTTGCGGCCAGCGCTATCGCTGCAACTGCTCCGGTAACGCGCCTCGTGCACGGCATTCGTCTTGTGGGTTTCACGCGTCGGGCCCTCCTCGTTACGGTCCTCGCTCCTACAGCACGACCTCGGTCAGGAGTTTTGCACTCCTTCTGAGCCAGGTGAGCGAATGCACGGGATCGCGCCCAGTTGCACTGTCACCTGCATGAATCTTCGACAGGCGCAGACGATGGCGCGCACCTTGGTGGACGAGCATGGACTGGCTGCCTGATGTTCCACTTCGAATGGGCCGGGTGTCTTAGATAGCTGCCGTTGAGGCGCCCGCTTCGCACCAACATCGCGTCGCTCACGAAAGG
Protein-coding regions in this window:
- a CDS encoding IS110 family transposase is translated as MSIVADHYRFVVGVDTHAATHTYALLESPSGRELGTETFPTTVAGLNRAIAWVGRRTGGDVDGVLVSAEGTGSYGAVMADLMSQSGYRVVEAPAPSAKRLRGRGKTDSLDAVTAARSTLVMDLNRLRDRRAGELQTALKVLTGAREQMNAERLRSINALTALLRTHSLGLDARKALTLTQIRAVASWRRRQENLGLSVARADAVRHARRVLELDDDLTSNREQVTTLVSDHAPVLLEMTGVGAVTAAVVMAVWSHPGRVRSEAALAQIAGTCPIPASSGNTTRHRLNRGGDRQLNRAINTIVLTRMRMDPATRAYVERRTAEGRTKKEISRSLKRYVTRQIHRTLTASPPLAA
- a CDS encoding DUF4469 domain-containing protein, which encodes MTGKTFKVSGKAKGVRTVTVQKREGQQWRKVKTVKVKNGSWKATLRAPKKTGRYTLRVTTNSSASKSVNITVRTRTKITLVVPQKMTSEDKAKFTGRTTKAKARTVVKLQRKSAGKWVTLAKARTNKAGRYTIKHTPTPGSESHVSVCRGWPGAGWQGGAGSSGSM